Proteins co-encoded in one Brassica rapa cultivar Chiifu-401-42 chromosome A02, CAAS_Brap_v3.01, whole genome shotgun sequence genomic window:
- the LOC103850527 gene encoding protein IQ-DOMAIN 14-like, with amino-acid sequence MAKRRSWFGWIKRLFTCEAKAKAEKKSRRLRWMFRRLKLRHQISTRVQETRTLNQATEDQRKHAMNVAIATAAAAEAAVAAAKAAAEVVRMAGNAFTSQHFVKKRDTNLAAIKIQSAFRAYLARKALRALKALVKLQAIVRGRAVRRSVSTLLKTKPSNKASASSLITRTTEGKHWSKIKEELKVKCNGQNVWDSSALTKEDIKAIWLWKQEGVVMRERMLKYSRSHRERRSPHMLLESLHTKDMRMRSCRLEHWGESKSLIPNEILVPTKVKLRTLQRQDSSDGQESPFFFPRRSFSRLEQSLLEDESWYQSFKGFQPYMSVTESAKEKFRSLSTPRQRIGVMDTWLDKKDGDKVSLWSSFVSETSKMSSSKKSSLAHS; translated from the exons ATGGCAAAGAGGAGGTCATGGTTCGGTTGGATAAAACGACTATTCACCTGCGAGGCTAAAGCGAAAGCAGAGaag AAGTCAAGGAGATTAAGATGGATGTTTAGAAGACTTAAACTAAGACATCAGATTTCAACTAGGGTGCAAGAGACAAGGACTTTGAACCAAGCAACAGAAGATCAAAGAAAACATGCCATGAATGTAGCCATTGCCACGGCAGCAGCAGCTGAAGCAGCGGTTGCAGCCGCAAAGGCAGCTGCTGAGGTTGTCCGGATGGCGGGAAACGCCTTCACATCACAACATTTTGTCAAGAAGCGTGATACAAACTTAGCAGCTATCAAGATTCAGAGTGCCTTCAGGGCTTATCTG GCGAGGAAAGCGTTGCGAGCACTTAAGGCTCTTGTAAAACTTCAAGCAATTGTCCGTGGCCGAGCTGTTAGGCGAAGTGTTTCTACATTGTTGAAGACTAAACCCTCCAACAAAGCTTCAGCATCAAGTCTCATCACTAGAACCACAGAAGGAAAACATTGGTCCAAGATCAAAGAAGAACTCAAGGTCAAGTGCAATGGACAGAATGTTTGGGACAGTAGCGCTCTCACGAAGGAAGACATCAAAGCCATATGGTTATGGAAGCAAGAAGGTGTGGTCATGCGTGAGCGTATGCTGAAATACTCCAGGTCACATCGG GAGAGAAGAAGTCCTCACATGCTACTTGAGTCATTACACACAAAGGATATGAGAATGAGAAGCTGTCGGCTTGAACATTGGGGTGAATCCAAGTCTCTCATTCCAAACGAGATCCTTGTACCGACAAAAGTAAAGCTGAGAACGTTGCAGAGACAAGACTCTAGTGATGGACAAGAGTCTCCATTTTTTTTCCCAAGGAGATCTTTTAGCCGTCTTGAACAGAGTTTATTAGAGGATGAGAGCTGGTACCAAAGCTTTAAAGGCTTCCAGCCTTACATGAGCGTGACAGAATCTGCAAAGGAGAAGTTTAGATCACTGAGCACACCAAGGCAACGCATAGGGGTGATGGATACTTGGTTGGATAAGAAGGATGGGGATAAAGTATCTCTCTGGTCTTCCTTTGTCAGTGAAACTAGTAAGATGAGCAGCTCTAAGAAGTCGTCTCTGGCACATTCATGa